Proteins from a single region of Mytilus trossulus isolate FHL-02 chromosome 2, PNRI_Mtr1.1.1.hap1, whole genome shotgun sequence:
- the LOC134705578 gene encoding uncharacterized protein LOC134705578, translated as MSDTYSNEITEIEADEGLNDFFYFLEGHGIVDLMNGMRVRTKPELSENLKCFKAERWKAEERNMYLNELSFPSGFKLVTDIYKISIKLENSGLEKASDPSERKRLEKASDPSERKRLGKRQCLYSLRDCYKDHSDFQVPVDDTYIKDGDINHYWALIEDGENQWKKIPARITFDFIEFPCRRLNSFLIVSSPKKLKHVVCPEGSTTNTGKDNGMTVQFEKGCVNQELTLEYTVQRPCGKYTCNDSNSTTQVKAVSHKLTLDYKNAKLKRSINIKARLNNDSNDTGDSDSVDDSSVQMILFKQGKLTFQSPTRLTTGEYTGQIIDSEESVLFARIKRHKNLTAELSEELELFYGNRMLCNILLFYEKKQGKTIHLITECCLKQHAQFLCAEHQKDGKVRVFASKDVFLPPHQRIRIRPDGCLRPRTTRKSHPHSFLYFMYMAKDNFTTFSVEFWGTLGNAMNAVIEFSADNQKRGDLAKADFNINGILVPKYFERANTMI; from the exons ATGTCAGATacatattcaaatgaaataacagAAATTGAAGCAGATGAAGGTTTAAATGATTTCTTCTACTTTCTGGAAGGACACGGAATTGTTGATTTAATGAATGGAATGAGGGTAAGAACAAAACCAGAACTTTCAgaaaacttaaaatgttttaaagctGAAAGATGGAAAGCTGAAGAAAGGAATATGTATCTAAATGAGTTAAGTTTCCCGTCTGGTTTTAAGCTTGTTACTGatatctataaaatatcaatcaaattaGAGAACAGTGGTTTAGAAAAGGCAAGCGATCCCTCGGAAAGGAAACGTTTAGAAAAGGCAAGCGATCCCTCGGAAAGGAAACGTTTAGGAAAAAGACAATGTTTGTACTCACTTCGGGATTGTTATAAAGACCATAGTGATTTCCAAGTTCCAGTGGACGACACATATATCAAAGATGGTGATATAAACCATTACTGGGCATTAATTGAAGATGGTGAAAATCAGTGGAAAAAAATTCCCGCGAGGATAACG tttgattttattgaattcCCGTGTCGTCGACTTAACAGTTTCCTGATTGTTTCTAGCCCAAAGAAGCTCAAACATGTCGTTTGTCCAGAAGGATCAACAACAAACACTGGAAAAGACAATGGTATGACTGTCCAATTTGAAAAGGGTTGTGTTAATCAAGAACTTACGTTGGAATATACG GTGCAAAGACCATGTGGAAAATACACATGCAACGATTCAAATTCAACAACACAAGTAAAAGCTGTCAGCCATAAATTAACCTTAGATTATAAGAATGCGAAATTAAAAAGGTCAATTAATATAAAAGCAAGACTTAACAATGACTCTAATGATACTGGAGACTCAGACTCTGTCGACGATTCCAGTGTTCAAATGATACTATTCAAGCAGGGCAAACTCACTTTTCAAAGTCCAACACGTCTGACTACTGGAGAATATACTGGACAAATAATAGATTCAGAGGA aaGCGTACTGTTTGCAAGAATCAAACGACATAAAAATCTTACAGCAGAATTATCAGAGGAGCTGGAACTATTTTATGGTAACAGAATGCTTTGCAACATTTTGCTGTTCTACGAAAAGAAACAAGGAAAGACCATCCACTTGATCACAGAATGTTGTTTGAAACAACATGCGCAGTTTCTATGTGCAGAGCACCAAAAAGATGGGAAAGTTAGGGTTTTTGCTTCAAAAGATGTGTTTTTACCTCCTCATCAGAGAATTCGAATTCGCCCAGACGGATGTTTAAGACCGAGAACAACAAGAAAAAGTCATCCACActcatttttgtatttcatgtatatGGCAAAAGATAATTTTACAACCTTCTCAGTGGAGTTCTGGGGTACACTGGGAAATGCGATGAATGCAGTCATAGAGTTTTCTGCTGATAATCAGAAACGAGGTGATCTCGCGAAAGCAGATTTCAACATAAATGGTATCCTTgttccaaaatattttgaaagagcCAACACTATGATATAA